From Brevibacillus marinus, a single genomic window includes:
- a CDS encoding YugN family protein gives MEQLDSTIVGKRGSFGQIRDILAEDGFTLANWDYDRGFLDRQLDDQAMVFLRIPIEVRHGYLDEGDAQIELGTPFVLKHIYQTGVDENTGYQSGNLVAPLTNQFQEPLEKDAPLEEAWVRKAEMVLRRIERKLERI, from the coding sequence ATGGAACAGTTAGACAGTACGATTGTCGGGAAGCGCGGATCGTTCGGCCAGATTCGCGACATCCTGGCCGAAGACGGCTTTACGCTGGCCAATTGGGACTATGATCGCGGCTTTCTCGACCGCCAGCTGGATGATCAGGCGATGGTGTTCCTGCGGATACCGATTGAGGTTCGGCACGGCTATTTGGATGAAGGGGACGCGCAGATTGAGCTGGGCACCCCGTTTGTGCTGAAGCATATTTACCAGACAGGCGTGGATGAGAACACCGGCTATCAGTCCGGCAACCTGGTTGCCCCGCTGACCAACCAGTTCCAGGAGCCGCTGGAAAAAGACGCTCCCCTGGAGGAAGCGTGGGTACGCAAGGCAGAGATGGTTTTGCGCCGGATCGAACGGAAGCTGGAGCGGATCTGA
- a CDS encoding NAD kinase, producing the protein MKIAMVLRNDDYTRKVEEQLKKRLQASSSRTYEIVHTPADKPDLVLSIGGDGTLLEAVHQYGWDATYVGIHTGHLGFYADWRPEELDDFVFALDQTAPKIVEYPTVQCQIRTSDGTTHSKWALNELVIRNASLSTLVVCVYINGEEFETFRGDGLIVSSPSGSTAYNKAVNGAIVHPTIEAIQLSEIASINNQTYRTINSSLILPKHHEIEFIVMNPQIMIGLDREQAVWQHVRTITCRVGPNKVKFARYKKLPFWGRVRNAFIAD; encoded by the coding sequence ATGAAGATCGCAATGGTACTGCGCAACGACGACTACACGCGCAAAGTGGAGGAGCAGCTGAAAAAGCGGCTGCAAGCGAGCAGCTCGCGTACATATGAAATTGTGCACACTCCGGCTGACAAGCCGGATCTCGTGCTGTCCATCGGCGGTGACGGCACGCTGCTGGAAGCCGTGCACCAGTATGGATGGGACGCGACCTACGTCGGGATCCATACGGGTCATCTCGGCTTTTACGCCGACTGGCGTCCGGAAGAACTGGACGACTTTGTGTTTGCCTTGGATCAGACAGCGCCGAAAATCGTGGAGTACCCGACGGTGCAATGCCAAATCCGCACCAGCGATGGGACAACCCACAGCAAATGGGCGCTCAACGAGCTGGTTATTCGCAACGCCTCGCTGTCTACCTTGGTTGTGTGTGTGTACATCAATGGCGAAGAATTTGAAACGTTTCGCGGAGACGGCCTGATCGTCTCCTCCCCTTCCGGCAGCACCGCCTACAACAAAGCGGTCAACGGGGCGATTGTGCATCCGACCATCGAAGCGATTCAGCTCTCGGAGATCGCTTCGATCAATAACCAAACGTACCGGACCATCAACAGCTCGCTGATTCTGCCCAAGCATCACGAGATCGAATTCATCGTAATGAACCCGCAGATCATGATCGGGCTGGATCGGGAACAGGCGGTGTGGCAGCATGTGCGGACGATTACTTGTCGCGTCGGGCCGAACAAGGTAAAATTTGCCCGCTACAAAAAGCTGCCGTTCTGGGGGCGGGTGCGCAACGCGTTCATCGCTGACTGA
- a CDS encoding putative holin-like toxin, giving the protein MFLSGNRNTATVQLAPAAGSCFGSEGVEGLIRTGEAINLMLQFGMFVVALVALVVSLLQVGKKS; this is encoded by the coding sequence ATGTTCCTGTCCGGAAACAGGAATACTGCTACTGTACAATTGGCTCCCGCAGCTGGCTCGTGTTTCGGCAGCGAGGGGGTGGAAGGTCTGATCCGGACAGGCGAGGCAATCAATCTCATGCTCCAGTTTGGAATGTTCGTAGTGGCGTTGGTTGCTCTGGTCGTGTCGCTGTTACAAGTCGGCAAAAAAAGCTGA
- a CDS encoding thioredoxin family protein, protein MGKNLAHKLGTGLTPQAFIDGMSKNKEDFLRWYEQFTWERADDEAFFASLADRSDLRCLILAADWCGDVVRNIPVVFRLMEKAAIPTEVLIMEEHLDVMDQFLTMGGRAIPIVIFTDEAGQVRGQWGPRPKRVQEVMVAFKQANPDRNAPDYQEKLSLARAEMLNRYGEGTAYQTVIVKEFRELLASL, encoded by the coding sequence ATGGGGAAAAACCTTGCGCACAAGTTGGGGACGGGGCTTACGCCGCAGGCGTTTATCGACGGGATGAGCAAAAACAAAGAGGATTTTCTGCGCTGGTACGAGCAGTTCACCTGGGAACGAGCAGACGATGAGGCATTCTTTGCCTCGCTCGCCGACCGCTCCGATCTGCGCTGCCTGATTCTCGCGGCAGACTGGTGCGGCGACGTCGTCCGCAACATACCGGTTGTTTTCCGCCTGATGGAAAAAGCGGCCATTCCCACCGAAGTGCTGATCATGGAAGAACATCTCGATGTCATGGATCAGTTTTTGACCATGGGCGGCCGCGCCATTCCGATCGTCATCTTCACCGACGAAGCGGGACAGGTGCGGGGTCAGTGGGGGCCGCGTCCAAAACGGGTGCAAGAAGTGATGGTCGCGTTCAAACAGGCCAATCCTGATCGCAATGCCCCCGATTATCAGGAGAAATTGAGCCTGGCGCGTGCGGAAATGTTGAATCGGTACGGAGAAGGAACGGCGTACCAAACCGTTATCGTCAAGGAGTTTCGTGAACTGTTGGCTTCGCTTTGA
- a CDS encoding exonuclease domain-containing protein codes for MNMGWNPLNRLWGQQRRGNLPAALSTALSGTTLQHQAFLRSMTKDVQRAANGSLALADLEAVVVDLETTGFLAARGDEIIAIGATVVRGTTVCEAEQFYTLVQAKRDIPNHIQRLTGITSAQLQEAPTLLTALSRFFWFVGDRPLIAHHSLHERQFLQAALWKTSRTRLVHRLIDTMVLIRLCEQPLGDTTLDALCARNQIPLSHRHHAYWDAVACARLWTTYLRRVLALGYRDLGEVYREHR; via the coding sequence ATGAACATGGGGTGGAACCCGCTCAACCGGCTCTGGGGTCAACAACGCCGCGGTAACCTCCCGGCGGCCCTCTCCACCGCCCTCTCCGGGACGACTCTGCAGCATCAGGCGTTTTTGCGCAGCATGACAAAAGATGTGCAGCGGGCGGCAAACGGCAGCCTCGCCCTGGCCGACCTGGAAGCGGTCGTGGTCGATTTGGAGACTACCGGGTTTTTGGCGGCGCGGGGAGACGAAATCATCGCCATCGGTGCGACGGTGGTCCGCGGCACCACGGTCTGCGAAGCTGAACAGTTTTACACACTGGTCCAAGCCAAGCGGGACATCCCGAACCATATCCAGCGATTGACCGGCATCACCAGCGCGCAATTGCAGGAAGCCCCCACCCTGCTGACCGCCCTCTCCAGGTTTTTTTGGTTCGTCGGCGATCGGCCGTTGATCGCCCATCACTCCCTGCATGAACGCCAGTTTTTGCAAGCCGCATTGTGGAAGACCAGCCGAACCCGCTTGGTGCATCGCCTGATTGATACGATGGTGCTGATCCGCCTCTGCGAGCAGCCGCTCGGCGATACGACGCTGGACGCGCTTTGCGCGCGCAATCAGATCCCGCTTTCCCACAGACACCATGCGTACTGGGATGCGGTCGCCTGCGCACGCTTGTGGACGACCTATCTGCGGCGCGTGCTGGCGCTCGGATACCGCGATCTCGGCGAAGTGTACCGCGAACACCGTTAA
- a CDS encoding DUF294 nucleotidyltransferase-like domain-containing protein, with protein MCPTLSPDWITLIQSAATFHQLGVLRRELLGRTDIVDADSAQPTATLHLLHDLLIKQAVELAIRSCTRFGMGNPPVPYVLLAFGSGGRMEQAQTSDQDSGLVYQLPAAASQQERQELETYFAYLAETLVRGLAEAGYPECSGGVVCANPRWRGSLEQWQTLYDGWAQEPVWEHVRYLLLCADARPLCGDFRLYGQLRTHYQQVLTSHPQLFHRMLHNTLYYRVPLNVFGRIRRELRGRYQGAINLKYGVYLPYVNSIRLWALASGIRATSSLARIAGLRDAGIWPHSFCDEVARQFRKILLLRLLPAQQWQDGQYESNSYLKPEALPGGPDELKSIIKTVLRLQKRTKHRFADPSGIPGYTGWLR; from the coding sequence ATGTGTCCCACTCTCTCCCCTGATTGGATCACCCTGATTCAGTCGGCCGCAACCTTTCACCAACTGGGGGTGCTGCGGCGTGAACTGCTCGGCCGGACGGACATCGTCGATGCCGACAGTGCGCAGCCGACAGCCACCCTCCATTTGCTGCACGATCTGCTCATCAAACAGGCGGTTGAGCTTGCGATCCGCTCATGCACTCGTTTCGGCATGGGAAATCCGCCCGTGCCTTACGTCTTGCTGGCTTTTGGCAGCGGCGGGCGGATGGAGCAGGCGCAAACCAGCGACCAGGACAGCGGATTGGTCTACCAGCTCCCTGCCGCCGCCAGCCAACAAGAGCGGCAGGAGCTGGAAACGTACTTTGCGTACCTGGCCGAGACATTGGTGCGCGGTCTGGCGGAGGCGGGCTATCCGGAATGCAGCGGCGGCGTGGTCTGTGCCAACCCGCGTTGGCGCGGTTCTCTGGAGCAGTGGCAGACGCTGTACGACGGCTGGGCCCAGGAGCCGGTCTGGGAACACGTCCGCTATTTATTGCTCTGCGCCGATGCGCGCCCGCTCTGCGGCGATTTCCGCTTATACGGGCAGCTGCGGACCCATTACCAGCAGGTGCTGACAAGCCACCCGCAGCTCTTTCACCGGATGCTGCACAACACCCTGTACTACCGGGTTCCGCTGAACGTGTTCGGCCGGATCCGCAGGGAACTGCGCGGCAGATACCAGGGGGCGATCAACCTGAAGTACGGTGTGTACCTGCCGTATGTCAACAGCATCCGCCTGTGGGCGCTCGCTTCCGGCATCCGCGCGACCAGCTCCCTGGCGCGAATCGCCGGGCTGCGCGATGCGGGCATTTGGCCGCACTCCTTTTGCGACGAAGTGGCCCGGCAGTTTCGCAAAATCCTGCTCCTGCGGCTGCTGCCGGCACAACAGTGGCAGGACGGCCAGTACGAAAGCAACAGTTATCTCAAACCGGAAGCACTGCCAGGCGGACCTGACGAGTTGAAATCGATCATCAAAACGGTGCTGCGCCTGCAAAAACGAACCAAGCACCGCTTTGCCGATCCATCCGGAATACCTGGTTACACGGGGTGGTTGCGATGA
- a CDS encoding ammonium transporter — translation MLRVPFLTGLLTLGLPLAALAAEPTTAELASAIDATWVMVAAILVIFMQAGFAMLEAGATRMKNAGHIAGKTILAFGLLSIAFWAFGFGLTFGDGNSFIGLSGFFFDGVDESAISSLSAIAIPPGIKFLFQLGFVGVSLAIAFGGFAERAKLPVYFVFGVLFTIVIYPVIGHWVWGGGWLAQLGMQDFAGSTVVHLQGAVAALVGTMLLKPRIGKYNKDGTVNPIPGHNQVYTVLGVIILWVGWFGFNAGSTFGAVSGLFGYVAMTTNLAAAAGAVAALVTSWIVSGKADIPSMLNGVLAALVAITASCAFVEPWAAVVIGLVAGVLTYFTAIWFERRGIDDPVYAFSVHGIAGIWGTLSTGLFATPELAAQVGVGQAGLFYGGGLYQLGVQALGVLGAFVYVFVVSLIILSILKATIGLRVTEEEEVMGLDMSEHGLYGYPELLATEGKLTNSGAKQKEGSAHVSHSLP, via the coding sequence ATGTTGCGAGTTCCTTTCCTGACCGGGCTGTTGACCCTGGGACTGCCGCTGGCGGCCTTGGCTGCCGAACCGACGACGGCTGAACTGGCCTCGGCGATCGATGCCACCTGGGTCATGGTGGCCGCGATTCTCGTCATTTTTATGCAGGCTGGATTCGCCATGCTGGAAGCGGGGGCGACGCGGATGAAAAACGCCGGACACATCGCCGGCAAAACGATCCTCGCCTTTGGTCTGTTGAGCATCGCCTTCTGGGCCTTCGGCTTCGGGCTCACGTTCGGCGACGGCAACTCCTTCATCGGATTGTCCGGCTTCTTCTTCGACGGTGTAGACGAGTCGGCGATCTCCTCGCTCTCCGCCATCGCCATTCCGCCCGGGATCAAGTTCCTCTTCCAACTGGGCTTTGTCGGAGTGTCGCTGGCGATTGCCTTTGGCGGATTTGCGGAACGTGCCAAACTCCCCGTCTACTTTGTGTTCGGCGTCTTGTTTACGATCGTCATCTACCCGGTAATTGGTCACTGGGTATGGGGCGGAGGTTGGCTGGCGCAACTTGGCATGCAGGATTTTGCCGGTTCCACGGTCGTTCACCTGCAGGGAGCCGTCGCCGCGCTGGTCGGCACGATGCTGTTGAAACCGCGGATTGGCAAATACAACAAGGACGGCACAGTCAATCCGATTCCGGGACACAACCAGGTGTACACGGTGCTTGGCGTCATCATCCTCTGGGTGGGCTGGTTCGGATTTAATGCCGGTTCCACATTTGGAGCTGTCTCCGGCTTGTTCGGTTATGTCGCGATGACCACCAACCTGGCTGCCGCAGCCGGTGCCGTAGCGGCGCTGGTCACCTCCTGGATCGTCTCGGGCAAGGCCGACATCCCCAGCATGCTCAACGGGGTACTGGCGGCACTGGTGGCGATCACCGCTTCCTGCGCCTTCGTGGAACCGTGGGCTGCCGTCGTGATCGGCTTGGTTGCCGGCGTGCTGACCTATTTCACGGCGATCTGGTTTGAACGCCGCGGCATTGACGATCCGGTTTACGCCTTTTCCGTGCACGGGATTGCCGGTATCTGGGGAACGCTTTCCACCGGGTTGTTCGCAACGCCTGAACTGGCCGCACAAGTAGGGGTCGGGCAAGCAGGCCTGTTCTATGGCGGCGGACTGTATCAGCTTGGCGTTCAAGCGCTCGGCGTACTGGGAGCTTTTGTTTACGTGTTCGTCGTCTCGCTGATCATCCTGTCCATCCTGAAAGCGACGATTGGGCTTCGGGTAACGGAAGAAGAAGAAGTGATGGGTCTGGACATGAGCGAGCACGGCCTCTACGGCTATCCGGAACTGCTCGCAACGGAAGGGAAACTCACAAATAGCGGCGCAAAACAAAAAGAAGGTTCCGCACATGTGTCCCACTCTCTCCCCTGA
- a CDS encoding DUF1657 domain-containing protein → MTVATQVKQTLASLKSAQANLETFALNTQNKAAKQAYTQAAQATQSIIDTLEQRVTELENEEPQYKGF, encoded by the coding sequence GTGACCGTAGCCACGCAGGTGAAGCAAACCTTGGCCAGTTTGAAAAGCGCGCAAGCAAATCTGGAGACGTTTGCCTTAAATACACAAAACAAGGCGGCTAAGCAGGCTTATACCCAAGCGGCGCAAGCCACCCAGTCCATTATCGACACCTTGGAACAGCGCGTGACGGAATTGGAGAACGAGGAACCGCAATACAAGGGATTCTGA
- a CDS encoding DUF421 domain-containing protein has protein sequence MPDWLHVLMRSFLALSYLFVLAKLIGKRQIRQLTYIEYIVGITFGSIAAFIATDLEGHLLHGIIALSVFGLFPIASEWLSIKSKRLREFFEGKGTVLIKHGKVLEDNLKQERLTLDDLLEQLRSKSVFKVSDVEFAVMEPSGEISVLLKAEHQPLTAQKAKIPVSPVTEPQTVIIDGVIMDEPLATIGLSRAWLKAELNKLGVAQENVMLAQVDEKGQLYVDLYDDKIRVPSPQTDKLTFAELKKCQADLELYALSTDTSAAKKQYARMAKQLQDVIDQVKPLLTR, from the coding sequence GTGCCCGACTGGCTCCATGTGCTGATGCGATCGTTTTTGGCCTTGTCCTACTTGTTCGTCTTGGCCAAACTGATCGGCAAACGACAAATCAGGCAGTTGACCTACATCGAGTACATTGTGGGCATCACATTCGGTTCGATTGCCGCTTTCATCGCCACCGATCTGGAAGGCCATCTGCTGCACGGCATTATCGCCTTGAGCGTTTTTGGCCTGTTCCCGATTGCCAGCGAGTGGCTCTCCATCAAGAGCAAGCGGCTGCGTGAGTTCTTTGAAGGCAAAGGAACCGTGCTGATCAAACACGGCAAGGTGCTGGAGGACAACTTGAAGCAGGAGCGCCTGACCCTTGACGATCTGCTGGAACAGCTGCGGTCCAAAAGCGTGTTCAAGGTATCGGATGTCGAGTTTGCGGTGATGGAGCCGAGCGGTGAAATCAGTGTGCTCCTGAAAGCGGAACATCAACCGCTGACCGCGCAAAAGGCGAAAATCCCGGTCTCGCCCGTAACGGAACCGCAAACGGTGATCATCGACGGCGTGATCATGGACGAACCGCTGGCCACGATCGGTTTGAGCCGCGCCTGGCTGAAGGCGGAATTGAACAAGCTGGGGGTGGCGCAGGAGAATGTCATGCTGGCCCAGGTGGACGAGAAAGGTCAGCTCTACGTCGACCTCTATGATGACAAGATCCGGGTGCCGTCGCCGCAGACGGACAAGCTGACGTTTGCCGAGTTGAAAAAGTGTCAGGCCGATCTGGAACTGTATGCGCTGTCCACGGATACGAGCGCGGCGAAAAAGCAGTATGCGCGGATGGCGAAGCAGCTGCAGGACGTGATCGACCAGGTGAAACCACTGTTAACACGTTAG
- the spoVAC gene encoding stage V sporulation protein AC produces MPDQKRKKLTPVQLKYQEVAKRHEPPRPILKNFARAFFVGGSICLLGQAIQEMFVHVFHFTEKTASNPTVAVLIFCSVLLTGLGVYDRIAQWAGAGTAVPVTGFANSIASAAIEHRSEGFVLGVGGNMFKLAGSVIVFGVFAAFVIGIIKTLLKMGG; encoded by the coding sequence GTGCCTGATCAGAAGCGAAAAAAGTTGACACCGGTTCAACTCAAATATCAAGAAGTGGCCAAACGGCATGAGCCGCCGCGCCCCATCCTAAAAAACTTTGCGCGTGCCTTTTTCGTCGGCGGGTCGATTTGCCTGCTCGGACAAGCGATTCAGGAGATGTTTGTCCACGTTTTTCACTTTACGGAAAAAACAGCGAGCAATCCGACTGTGGCCGTGCTCATTTTTTGTTCGGTGCTGTTGACCGGACTGGGCGTCTACGACCGCATTGCCCAGTGGGCAGGCGCGGGAACGGCTGTCCCAGTAACCGGGTTTGCCAATTCGATCGCTTCGGCGGCGATTGAGCACCGCAGTGAAGGGTTCGTGCTGGGGGTAGGCGGCAATATGTTTAAGCTGGCCGGCTCGGTCATTGTGTTTGGCGTGTTTGCCGCGTTTGTCATCGGGATTATCAAGACGCTGCTGAAGATGGGGGGATGA
- the spoVAD gene encoding stage V sporulation protein AD — translation MREGQQTWRFARKPVIVGSAAVGGPFEASHPLSDDFDTLHGDTWLGQDSWEQAEKVLLEEAANKAVEKAGLTNDKIQFFLAGDLLNQIISASFAARTLSVPYLGLFGACSTTTEALALASLLVDSQSAEYVLAATCSHNGSAEKQFRYPTEYGSQKPPTAQWTVTGAGAAVVAGQGSGPRVTSATIGRVVDMGISDPFNMGGAMAPAALSTIEAHFRDRRLPFDYYDLVVTGDLGRVGHSILSELLPRHQIAIPLERYVDCGVLIYGDDPAVQAGGSGAACCAVVTYGHLLNRMRAGELRRILVVATGALLSPLSYQQGESIPCIAHAVSIEAE, via the coding sequence ATGCGGGAAGGGCAGCAAACATGGCGGTTTGCCAGGAAGCCGGTGATCGTCGGGTCAGCGGCAGTCGGCGGCCCATTTGAAGCAAGTCATCCCTTGTCGGACGATTTCGACACGCTGCACGGCGACACGTGGCTGGGCCAGGACAGCTGGGAACAGGCGGAAAAGGTGCTGCTGGAGGAAGCAGCGAACAAAGCGGTGGAGAAAGCGGGCCTGACCAACGACAAGATCCAGTTTTTTCTCGCGGGGGATTTGCTGAACCAGATCATCTCCGCCAGCTTCGCCGCACGCACCCTGTCCGTCCCGTACCTGGGGCTGTTTGGCGCCTGTTCGACGACGACCGAGGCGCTGGCGCTCGCTTCCCTGCTCGTGGACAGCCAGTCGGCGGAGTACGTGTTGGCCGCCACCTGCAGTCACAATGGGTCGGCGGAAAAACAGTTCCGCTATCCGACGGAATACGGTTCGCAGAAGCCGCCGACGGCCCAGTGGACGGTTACCGGGGCCGGCGCGGCGGTGGTCGCGGGGCAAGGGTCCGGACCGCGTGTCACCTCGGCGACCATCGGGCGCGTGGTCGACATGGGCATCTCCGATCCGTTCAACATGGGCGGAGCGATGGCGCCGGCCGCGCTCAGCACGATCGAAGCGCATTTTCGCGATCGCCGGCTCCCGTTTGATTACTACGACCTGGTGGTCACCGGCGACCTGGGGCGAGTGGGTCATTCCATCTTGTCCGAATTGCTGCCGCGTCATCAGATCGCCATCCCGCTGGAGCGCTACGTTGACTGCGGCGTTCTCATCTACGGCGACGATCCGGCGGTACAGGCGGGGGGCAGCGGTGCCGCCTGCTGTGCAGTGGTTACATACGGCCATCTCTTAAACCGGATGAGGGCCGGCGAACTGCGGCGAATTCTCGTCGTGGCGACCGGAGCGCTGCTGTCCCCGCTGTCGTATCAGCAGGGCGAGAGCATTCCCTGCATCGCGCATGCCGTTTCGATTGAAGCGGAGTAA
- the spoVAE gene encoding stage V sporulation protein AE has protein sequence MIYFWAFVVGGFICLIGQFMMDVLRFTPAHTMSTLVVAGAILDGLGLYDPLIEFAGAGASVPITSFGNALVHGAMREAEQNGLIGVITGIFEVTSAGISAAIVFGFFAALFFRAKG, from the coding sequence ATGATCTACTTTTGGGCATTTGTCGTCGGCGGATTCATTTGTCTGATCGGGCAGTTCATGATGGATGTGCTGCGCTTCACGCCGGCCCATACGATGTCGACACTGGTGGTGGCGGGAGCGATCCTGGACGGGTTGGGGCTGTACGATCCGCTGATCGAGTTTGCCGGAGCGGGGGCGTCGGTTCCGATCACCAGTTTTGGCAACGCACTGGTGCACGGGGCGATGCGGGAAGCCGAGCAGAACGGACTGATCGGCGTGATCACGGGAATCTTTGAGGTGACGAGCGCGGGGATCTCCGCGGCCATCGTGTTTGGCTTCTTTGCCGCGCTCTTTTTTCGGGCAAAGGGCTGA